A stretch of DNA from Bacillus sp. NP157:
CGAACTCGATGCCCTGGCCGATGCGGTTCGGACCACCGCCCAGGACGATGATCTTGTCGCGGTTGGTCGGCTCGGCTTCGCACTCTTCCTCGTACGTGGAGTACATGTACGCGGTGGTGGTGGCGAACTCGGCGGCGCAGGAGTCGACGCGCTTGTAGACCGGGCGCACGCCCAGCGTCTTGCGCAGGTGGCGCAGCGCGTTTTCATCGGTGCCGACCAGTTCGGCCAGGCGTGCATCGGCGAAGCCCATGCGCTTGAGTTCGCGCATGCGCGGCTCGTCCAGCGCGGTGAGGCCCTGGCGCTGCACTTCGCCCTCGGTCATCACGATGTCTTCGAACGCGGCGAGGAACCACGGATCGATCCGGGTCAGCTCGTGCACTTCTTCCAGCGACAGGCCCGCGCGGAACGCGTCGGCCACGTGGAAGACGCGGTCCGGGCGCGGCTCGCGCAGTTCGCGCTTGAGCGTCAGGAAGCCTTCTTCGCTGCCGATGTCCAGACCGGTCGGGTTGAGGCCGGTCTTGCCGATCTCCAGGCCACGCAGCGCCTTCTGCATCGATTCGTGGAAGGTGCGGCCCATGGCCATCACTTCGCCCACCGACTTCATCTGGGTGGTGAGGCGCGCATCGGCGGCCGGGAACTTCTCGAAGGCAAAGCGCGGGATCTTGGTGACCACGTAATCGATCGACGGCTCGAACGACGCCGGGGTGAGGCCACCGGTGATGTCGTTGCGCAGTTCGTCGAGGGTGTAACCCACGGCGAGCTTGGCGGCGATCTTGGCGATCGGGAAGCCGGTGGCCTTGGAGGCCAGCGCCGAGGAACGCGACACGCGCGGGTTCATTTCGATGACCACCACGCGACCATCTTCGGCATTGATGCCGAACTGCACGTTGGAGCCACCGGTATCCACGCCGATCTTGCGCAGCACGGCGATGGAGGCGTTGCGCAGGCGCTGGTATTCCTTGTCGGTGAGCGTCTGTGCCGGCGCCACGGTGATCGAGTCACCGGTGTGCACGCCCATCGGGTCGAAGTTCTCGATCGAGCACACGATGATGCAGTTGTCCGCCTTGTCGCGGACCACTTCCATCTCGAATTCCTTCCAGCCCAGCACCGACTCTTCCACCAGCACTTCGTGCACCGGCGAGAGCTCGAGGCCGCGGCCGACGATCTCGACGAATTCTTCCTTGTTGTAGGCGATGCCGCCGCCCGAACCGCCCAGCGTGAAGCTCGGGCGGATGATGGTCGGGAATCCCACCGTCTGCTGGATTTCCAGCGCCTGCTCCATCGAGCGGGCCACTTCGGCCTTCGGGCATTCCAGGCCGATGTCGGCCATGGCGATGCGGAACAGGTTGCGGTCTTCGGCCATGCGGATGGCTTCGCGCGACGCGCCGATGAGCTCGACGTTGTAGCGCTCGAGCACGCCGTTGTCGGCGAGGTCGAGCGCGCAGTTCAGGCCGGTCTGGCCGCCCATCGTCGGCAGGATCGCGTCGGGGCGCTCCTTGGCGATGATGCGTTCCACGGTCTGCCAGTTGATCGGCTCGATGTAGACGGCGTGGGCCGTCTCCGGGTCGGTCATGATCGTCGCCGGGTTCGAATTGACCAGGACGACGCGGTAGCCCTCTTCCTTCAGGGCCTTGCAGGCCTGGGCACCGGAATAGTCGAACTCACAGGCCTGGCCGATGACAATCGGGCCGGCACCGATGACGAGGATGGTCTTGATGTCTGTGCGCTTGGGCATGGTTTCTCTCGCGAATCGAAGGCGGATGGAAGGTGGCGTGCGGCAGGCGTCAGGACGCCTGCTTCGCCTTGTGCGCTTCCATCGCGGCAATGAACGTGTCGAACAGGTAGCCGACGTCTTCCGGGCCCGGGCTCGCTTCCGGGTGGCCCTGGAAGCAGAACGCGGGGCGGTCGGTCAGGGCGAAGCCCTGCAGCGAGCCGTCGAACAGCGAGGTATGCGTGATCCGCACGTTGGCCGGCAGCGTCGCCGGATCCACCGCGAAGCCGTGGTTCTGCGAGCTGATCAGCACGCGGCCGGTGTCGTGGTCCTTCACCGGGTGGTTCGCGCCGTGGTGGCCGAACTTCATCTTCAGCGTCTTCGCACCGATGGCCAGCGCCATGATCTGGTGACCCAGGCAGATGCCGAACACCGGGATCTTCGTGTCGAGGATCTGCTTCGTCGACTCGATGGCGTAGTCGCACGCGGCCGGGTCGCCCGGGCCGTTGGCGAGGAAGATGCCGTCGGGGTTCATCGCCAGCACGTCCGCCGCCGGGGTCTGCGCGGGCACGACGGTGATGTCGACGCCGCGGCCGGCCAGCAGGCGCAGGATGTTCTGCTTCACGCCGTAGTCGTAGGCCACCACGCGGAATTTCTTCGGCGCGTTGTAGAAGCCCTGCTTGTCCAGGTCGTAGACGCCCTCGGACCACTGGTAGGCCTTCGTCGTGCTGACGACCTTGGCCAGGTCCATGCCGTTGAGGCCGGGGAAGGCCTTCGCCTTGGCCACGGCGGCGTCGGCGTCGATCGCGTCACCGGCGACGATGCAGCCGCTGAGCGCACCCTTCTCGCGCAGGATGCGCGTGAGGCGGCGGGTATCGATGCCGGCGATGGCGACCACGTTGTGGCGCTCGAGGTACTGCGGCAGCGGTTCCTGGCTACGCCAGTTACTGGCGAGGCGAGGCACGTCGCGGACGATCAGGCCGGCCGCATGGACGCGGCTGGCTTCGACGTCGACGTCGTTGGTACCGGTGTTGCCGATGTGCGGGTACGTCAGGGTGACGATCTGCTGGTTGTACGACGGGTCGGTCAGGATTTCCTGATAACCGGTCATGGCGGTGTTGAACACCACCTCACCAACGGTCTCGCCGCGGGCACCGACCGCGTGGCCGTGAAAAACGCTGCCGTCTTCGAGAGCAAGCAGAGCAGGAGTACGCATGGGATGGGCCGCCTTCAGGTGCAGCAAAGCCCGCAAGCCTGCATAAGAGCGGCTCGTGGGCCTTGGGGATGGGAACGTTTGGGCGGGTAAGAATTGTAGGCGCGAAGAGGCCTTCTGTCCACCGGCTGTGACTGAACGATTACGTAGGATTACGCCCCTGATGATACCTCCAGCGCGATACAATCGTCCCCAGTGGTACCTGACCGAGAATTGCCCGCCATGTTGCTCGACCCCGCCCGCCTGGATCGTCCCGACACCGACATCCGGCACGAGCCTTTCTCGTTCATGATTGCCCACGGCCAGTTGCCCGATGAAGCCCGCGGCGACCTGGACCGCGATTTCCCGCAGTACACCAGTGCCGGGTTCTTCCCCTACGACGCCTCCGATTGCGGCCCCTCGGTCAACGAGCTGGTCGGCCAGATGACCGCGCGCGCCTTCTCGGCCGCCGTAGGCCGCCACCTGGGCATTGACGGGCTGGAGGACTACCCCACCCTGGTCACCCTGTGCCGGCACCTCAACCGCCGCCACGGGACGATCCACACCGACAGCAAGTCCAAGGTCGCCACGGCGTTGATCTACCTCAACCCCATGTGGCCGGACACCAGCGATGGCTGCCTGCGCTTCCTCGGCTCGATCGACAACATCGACGACACCGTCGCCCCCGAGCTGAAGCCGCTGTATGGCGAGTTCGCCGTCTTCCGCCGTGCCGAGAACTCCTTCCACGGCCACCTGCCCTACGAGGGCGAACGCCGGGTGATCCAGGTCGCCTGGCTGACCTCGGAAGAGGAAAAGGCCCGCAAGACCAAGCGCGGCAAGTTCTCCCGGGCGTTCAAGAAGATCTTCGGCAAGCTCGACCGCAAGGTCGGCGCCGACCGCGACCGCAACGCCTCGCACCCGGACTAACCCCCGCACGCCCCGCTGTAGGAGCGCGCCTGCGCGCGATGGGGGCATCATCGTGCCCCAATCGCGCGCAGGCGCGCTCCTACACAGGGCGGGGCGGGGCGCGTTACCCGCGCCCGAAATACCACGCGACGAACAGCGCAAACACGCCATACAGCGCACCGATCGGCATCAGCCAGCGCGCTTCCACCGCCCCGCGGCGGAACATGGCCCACAGCGCGATCACCGCGACCATCGTGATGACGCCAGCGACGATCAGCGGCGTATCGAACAGCCACGGCGTGGCGAACAGGGCCAGCGAGCTCGGGATGGTCGCCTGGATCATCATCGCACCGGAGATATTGGCCAGCGCCAGCCGTTCCTTGCCCTGGCGGACCCAGATCAGCGCGTTGACGGTTTCCGGCAGCTCGGTCGCCACCGGGCTGAGCACGAGGGCGACGAGGTGCGGCGAGAGGTGGAAGAACTCACCGAAGGCCTCCAGCTGCCACACGAACACGCGCGAGGCGATGGCGATCACCACCAGGGCGAGGCCGGTCTGCAACAGCACCCACTTCAGCGCCGGGTCCGCGTCACGCGGACGGAACGACAAAGGCTCAAGCTCTTCCTCTTCCGGCGCGGAACTGTCGTCGCGCATCTCGCGCCACACGTACATGCCATAGGCGAGCAGGAACAGGACGCCCAGCCACGGCTTCCACGCGAAGGCGATCAGGCCAAGCCCGACCTTCACGACGAAGATGGCGAGGAACCAGGACTGGTCGCGGGCCAGCCGCTGATGGTCGACGCGAACCCGACTATCGCCGCGATTCAGGCGTTTACGGCCCGCATATAAGGCAAATCCTACGACCGCGTAGGCGATCGTCGCGAGGACCAGGGGTCCGCCGAGGGCAGCACCGACACCGATGTCCTTCGCCTCCGGCGTCTTGCCGAACATCACGGCCACGAAGGTCACCGCACTTTCCGGCAGCGCCGTGCCGAAGGCCGCCAGCACCGTACCGGTCGCCGTGGAGCCAAGGTTGAGCTTTCGCCCAAACCACTCGACGCCGTTGACGAAGTATTCGCACGTGAAATAGATAGCCCCGGCGGAAACCAGGAACAGGAAAAGAGTCAGCAGCATGTAGGTACGCAAAGGCCGGGCGAGCGAACGAAAACCATTGGCACAACGACACCGCTCGCCCGGCCGGGTGAGCATGTCGATGGCCAAAGGTCTCGCCGGGCCGGCACCGCGCTCTCCACGCGGTACAACCGTTCGCGCCATGGGGTCCGGAGACCACCAAGTCTGTTGACGCGAACTCCTCAGGGGGAACGAGGATGGCTACTCCCCAATGACATCGGCGCGGATGTTAGCACAGGGCCTGATCGGGCGCAGGGCCTGATCGGGTGCAGGCAGTAATCGCGCGCAGGGCCTGATCGCGCGCAGGGGCCAATCGCGCGCAGGCGCGCTCCTACACTTTGGCGGCGATGACGTCTTCGATGGTCCAGGCGCCCGGCGCACGCCCGGCCATCCACGCCGCCGCTTCCAGCGCGCCGCGCGCGAAGATCGAGCGGTCGGTCGCCCGGTGGCCGAGTTCGATCCGCTCGCCCTGCCCCATGATCAGCGCCTGGTGTTCGCCGACGATGTCGCCGCCGCGGACGACGGCGAAGCCGATCGTGCCGGCCTCGCGCGCGCCGGGCCGACCTTCGCGGGCATATACGGCGAGGTCTTCGAGCGCGGCGCCGCGACCGGCGGCGGCGGCATGGCCGAGCGCCAGCGCGGTACCGGAGGGCGCATCTTCCTTGCGGTTGTGATGCGCCTCGACGATGTCGATGTCCCAGCCCGGTAGCGCCGCCGCGGCCTCGCGCAGCAGGCGGGTCAGCACCGCGACACCGAGGCTGAAGTTGGCCGCACGCAGTACGGCAATCCGCTCCGCAGCGTGTGCCAGCCGCTCTTCCATGGCCGCATCCAGGCCCGTGGTGCCCGTCACCAGCGACGCGCCCGTGGCTTCGCAGGCATCCAGCGCGGCCGCCAGACCTTCCGGACCGCTGAAGTCGATCACCACGTCGATACCCGCCGGGTCATCCCAGCCGGTGAAGTGCAGTGCGGAGACATCGCCGTAGGCGGCTTTGCCGAGGCGCGTGGATTGCGCGGAAACCACGGCCCGGACCAGCTCGAAACGTTCGTCGTCGCGCACGAGGTTGAGCAACGCGAGGCCCATGCGGCCAGAGGCGCCACTGATGGCGAGGCGAACGGGGCGGGTCATGCGGCAGGCCTTCGTCGAGCGTAAAGAAGCCCATCGTAATGTAGGAGCGCGCCTGCGCGCGACGGGAAATGACGGCAATCCCCATCACACGCAGTCGTTGTCCCACACGTCCCGCCCTACGAAGTAACCTTCGACCAGAAGTCCTTGACCCCGTCCATGAAGGTATTCGACCGCGGCGTGTGCTTCGACGGCTCGTCGCCGGCAAAGGTGGCTTCGAGCTGCTGTAGCAGGTCGCGCTGTTCCTTCGTAAGGCGGACCGGGGTCTCGACCACCACGGTGCAGATCAAATCACCGGTGCGGCCACCGCGGACGGACTTGACGCCACGACCGCGCAAACGGAACTGATGGCCGGTCTGCGTCTCGGCCGGCACACTCACGGCGACTTCGCCTTCCAGCGTCGGCACCATCAGGTCCGTACCCAGCGCCGCCTGCGCGAAGCGGATCGGCATTTCGCAGTACAGGTCGGAACCGTCGCGCTGGAAGATCGCATGCTCGCGCACGCGGGTTTCTACATAGAGATCGCCCGCGGGCGAACCGGCCGGGCCTGCCTCGCCCTGCCCGGTCAAACGAATCCGATCGCCATTGTCGACACCAGCGGGAATGCGAACGGACAGCGTGCGCTCTTCTTCCAGGCGGCCCTCGCCGTGGCACTTCTTGCAGGGCTTGTCGATCTTCTGGCCCGAACCGTGGCACGTCGGGCACGCCTGCTGGATCGAGAAGATGCCGTTCTGCATGCGCACGCGGCCGTGGCCGGCGCAGGTCTGGCAGGTCGACACCTTGCCGTCTTCCGAACCCGAGCCATTGCAATGGTGGCAATTGACCTGGGTGGGAATCTCGATCTTCTTCTCGACGCCGAACACGGCCTCTTCGAGATCGAGTTCCATGATGTAACGCAGGTCGGCACCCCGGCGAGCGCGCTGGCGTCCACCGCCACCGCCGCCGAAGATGTCGCCAAAAATATCGCCGAAGATGTCGCCGACGTCGCCAAAACCGGCGCCACCGCCACGACCGAAACCACCGCCTTCGAACGCGGCATGGCCATACTGATCGTACGCCGAGCGCTTCTGCGCATCGGACAGCACCTCGTAGGCTTCCTTGGCTTCCTTGAA
This window harbors:
- the dapB gene encoding 4-hydroxy-tetrahydrodipicolinate reductase, translating into MTRPVRLAISGASGRMGLALLNLVRDDERFELVRAVVSAQSTRLGKAAYGDVSALHFTGWDDPAGIDVVIDFSGPEGLAAALDACEATGASLVTGTTGLDAAMEERLAHAAERIAVLRAANFSLGVAVLTRLLREAAAALPGWDIDIVEAHHNRKEDAPSGTALALGHAAAAGRGAALEDLAVYAREGRPGAREAGTIGFAVVRGGDIVGEHQALIMGQGERIELGHRATDRSIFARGALEAAAWMAGRAPGAWTIEDVIAAKV
- a CDS encoding 2OG-Fe(II) oxygenase, with translation MLLDPARLDRPDTDIRHEPFSFMIAHGQLPDEARGDLDRDFPQYTSAGFFPYDASDCGPSVNELVGQMTARAFSAAVGRHLGIDGLEDYPTLVTLCRHLNRRHGTIHTDSKSKVATALIYLNPMWPDTSDGCLRFLGSIDNIDDTVAPELKPLYGEFAVFRRAENSFHGHLPYEGERRVIQVAWLTSEEEKARKTKRGKFSRAFKKIFGKLDRKVGADRDRNASHPD
- the carB gene encoding carbamoyl-phosphate synthase large subunit — translated: MPKRTDIKTILVIGAGPIVIGQACEFDYSGAQACKALKEEGYRVVLVNSNPATIMTDPETAHAVYIEPINWQTVERIIAKERPDAILPTMGGQTGLNCALDLADNGVLERYNVELIGASREAIRMAEDRNLFRIAMADIGLECPKAEVARSMEQALEIQQTVGFPTIIRPSFTLGGSGGGIAYNKEEFVEIVGRGLELSPVHEVLVEESVLGWKEFEMEVVRDKADNCIIVCSIENFDPMGVHTGDSITVAPAQTLTDKEYQRLRNASIAVLRKIGVDTGGSNVQFGINAEDGRVVVIEMNPRVSRSSALASKATGFPIAKIAAKLAVGYTLDELRNDITGGLTPASFEPSIDYVVTKIPRFAFEKFPAADARLTTQMKSVGEVMAMGRTFHESMQKALRGLEIGKTGLNPTGLDIGSEEGFLTLKRELREPRPDRVFHVADAFRAGLSLEEVHELTRIDPWFLAAFEDIVMTEGEVQRQGLTALDEPRMRELKRMGFADARLAELVGTDENALRHLRKTLGVRPVYKRVDSCAAEFATTTAYMYSTYEEECEAEPTNRDKIIVLGGGPNRIGQGIEFDYCCVHAALALREDGFETIMVNCNPETVSTDYDTSDRLYFEPLTLEDVLEIVDLEKPKGVIVQYGGQTPLKLARALEAAGVPVIGTSADSIDLAEDRERFQKMIQKLELKQPPNRTARNADEALALAREIGYPLVVRPSYVLGGRAMEIVHADSDLSRYMREAVQVSNDSPVLLDRFLDHAVEVDVDIVADAEGNVLVGGIMEHIEEAGVHSGDSSCSLPPYSLSAEVQDEMRRQVKLMAQELKVIGLMNTQFAIQGDDVFILEVNPRASRTVPFVCKATGVSLAKIAARAMAGRSLVEQGATKEVIPSYYSVKEAIFPFLKFQNVDPILGPEMRSTGEVMGVGRTFGAAFARGHEAAGIKAPPKGKVFMSVRDADKDRLLPIARDVAARGYVVVATSGTAKFLQDNGVACERINKVLEGRPHIVDLIKNGEVVYIVNTTEGKQAISDSFSIRREALQQRVTYSTTVAGARALVHSLDFHTDPEVNSLQDLHKELQA
- the carA gene encoding glutamine-hydrolyzing carbamoyl-phosphate synthase small subunit codes for the protein MRTPALLALEDGSVFHGHAVGARGETVGEVVFNTAMTGYQEILTDPSYNQQIVTLTYPHIGNTGTNDVDVEASRVHAAGLIVRDVPRLASNWRSQEPLPQYLERHNVVAIAGIDTRRLTRILREKGALSGCIVAGDAIDADAAVAKAKAFPGLNGMDLAKVVSTTKAYQWSEGVYDLDKQGFYNAPKKFRVVAYDYGVKQNILRLLAGRGVDITVVPAQTPAADVLAMNPDGIFLANGPGDPAACDYAIESTKQILDTKIPVFGICLGHQIMALAIGAKTLKMKFGHHGANHPVKDHDTGRVLISSQNHGFAVDPATLPANVRITHTSLFDGSLQGFALTDRPAFCFQGHPEASPGPEDVGYLFDTFIAAMEAHKAKQAS
- the dnaJ gene encoding molecular chaperone DnaJ, whose amino-acid sequence is MSKRDYYEILGVERTVTEGDLKKTFRRVAMKYHPDRNPDDPEAIDKFKEAKEAYEVLSDAQKRSAYDQYGHAAFEGGGFGRGGGAGFGDVGDIFGDIFGDIFGGGGGGRQRARRGADLRYIMELDLEEAVFGVEKKIEIPTQVNCHHCNGSGSEDGKVSTCQTCAGHGRVRMQNGIFSIQQACPTCHGSGQKIDKPCKKCHGEGRLEEERTLSVRIPAGVDNGDRIRLTGQGEAGPAGSPAGDLYVETRVREHAIFQRDGSDLYCEMPIRFAQAALGTDLMVPTLEGEVAVSVPAETQTGHQFRLRGRGVKSVRGGRTGDLICTVVVETPVRLTKEQRDLLQQLEATFAGDEPSKHTPRSNTFMDGVKDFWSKVTS